The Natronoglycomyces albus genome has a segment encoding these proteins:
- a CDS encoding ABC transporter substrate-binding protein: protein MKRKSVVGVALATSTAIVLAACANGDIEDTVGFEDCDDSPTTCNSGERSKGGDITWALDNAWQGWNVVRAENLNVQKYQALAGLSTETGFWQPDGTWDYNDALWANEPTMISQSPMQVEYELNEDANWGDGNPVTLDDFIYSWYQLSGDSEKCLDCSVASRAYGGNVARIDETDEGTIVVTYEEGHLDPEWLYHTVVTHPAHIVEAAGFTDWRHDAEVMAASSEYLDDTVPTWSAGPFRISDGVAGDYVIYEPNPDYAGSAEVSLDSITLQVIEPSEIITEIRQGSVDGAAPASVSAEMISQLARADGIRYRIHEGPSWTHIDFNTNSVDDLELRRAIFTMIDVDTLNDSTVGLVQPSVERKTNHIFRNSDDHHVDHLTLTGQGSGDVTMAHELLVDAGYTHSSSGELLDAEGNQVSLTMRANADDADMQAVSEMVQQQLGEMGVEVILESISAGQLTTVLSEQNYDLVAFTWSGTPTFTGAPSQYWSSDSASNFGKLDDPELDELVEAIKQTTDMDEAAKRTNAAVEAAIAQAYSLPLADTQVVIMVSDRMVNVRDNWASNMRALYNMAEWGVIDA from the coding sequence GTGAAGAGAAAATCGGTCGTCGGAGTTGCTCTCGCAACCTCGACCGCGATCGTCCTCGCCGCCTGCGCCAACGGCGATATTGAGGACACCGTGGGATTCGAGGACTGCGACGACAGCCCGACAACCTGTAATTCAGGTGAGCGCTCGAAAGGTGGTGACATTACCTGGGCGCTCGACAACGCTTGGCAAGGCTGGAACGTGGTTCGCGCCGAGAACCTCAACGTGCAGAAGTACCAGGCCCTAGCGGGCCTCAGTACCGAAACCGGATTCTGGCAGCCAGACGGAACCTGGGACTATAACGATGCCCTTTGGGCCAATGAACCGACCATGATTTCGCAATCTCCGATGCAGGTGGAGTACGAACTGAACGAGGACGCCAACTGGGGTGACGGTAACCCCGTCACTCTCGACGACTTCATTTACAGCTGGTACCAGCTCTCGGGAGACTCCGAGAAGTGCCTGGACTGCTCTGTGGCCTCCCGTGCCTACGGCGGCAATGTCGCGCGCATCGACGAGACCGACGAGGGCACCATCGTCGTGACCTACGAAGAGGGACACCTCGACCCGGAGTGGCTCTACCACACCGTCGTGACCCATCCTGCTCACATTGTCGAAGCAGCCGGGTTCACCGACTGGCGCCACGATGCCGAAGTCATGGCCGCCTCCTCGGAATACTTGGACGACACTGTTCCCACGTGGTCCGCCGGCCCCTTTCGCATCAGCGATGGCGTCGCTGGCGACTATGTGATCTATGAACCCAACCCCGACTACGCCGGTAGCGCCGAGGTCAGCCTCGATTCCATCACGCTCCAGGTGATCGAGCCCTCCGAAATCATCACCGAGATCCGGCAGGGCAGCGTTGACGGCGCCGCCCCCGCCTCAGTCTCGGCCGAAATGATCAGCCAACTGGCCAGAGCCGATGGCATTCGCTACCGCATTCATGAGGGGCCTTCGTGGACGCACATTGACTTCAACACCAACTCGGTGGATGACCTCGAGCTACGTCGCGCCATTTTCACCATGATCGATGTGGATACGCTCAACGACTCCACTGTTGGGCTCGTGCAACCTAGCGTCGAGCGCAAGACCAACCACATCTTCCGCAACTCCGATGACCACCACGTCGACCATCTGACCCTCACCGGTCAAGGTTCGGGCGACGTCACGATGGCTCACGAATTGCTCGTGGACGCCGGATACACGCACTCGAGCTCGGGCGAACTGTTGGACGCAGAGGGTAATCAGGTAAGTCTGACCATGCGGGCCAACGCGGATGACGCCGACATGCAGGCTGTTTCCGAAATGGTCCAACAACAGCTTGGAGAAATGGGAGTCGAGGTCATCCTCGAGTCCATCTCCGCCGGTCAATTGACCACGGTGCTCAGCGAACAGAACTACGACCTGGTCGCATTCACCTGGAGCGGCACCCCAACGTTCACAGGCGCGCCCAGTCAGTACTGGTCTAGCGACTCGGCCAGCAACTTCGGGAAACTTGATGACCCCGAACTTGATGAGCTGGTCGAGGCAATCAAACAAACCACCGACATGGATGAGGCAGCGAAGAGAACCAACGCAGCAGTTGAAGCGGCCATCGCTCAGGCCTATTCACTCCCGCTGGCAGATACGCAGGTAGTGATCATGGTGTCTGACCGTATGGTCAACGTTCGCGATAACTGGGCTTCCAACATGCGAGCCCTCTACAACATGGCCGAATGGGGAGTTATCGATGCATAA
- a CDS encoding ABC transporter family substrate-binding protein has protein sequence MNIKRKSLSGLAVACAAVLTLTACGGNGNGDSSSDSFGFDDCVDDPNGCNSGERVQGGKVTAVIDSGWTGWNTNRASDRNVYAVQAIGAIYPDTLEFLPDTTPRYNSAIVTGEPELVSEDPLTVKYSLNPDANWGDGTPITYKDFIYNWYSWSGNADHCNQEDCMPASTAWGGNVESIDETGDNEITVTYVDGYANPEWPFQSILSYPAHIIENEGFEDWMDDPDVMGESAVWHSTNVPTWSAGPMKIRDASAGEYVILEPNPEYVGDVEVTLDEVELQVIPDVESIVTELRQGSVNMASPASIDPDQMDNIRSLDGVNYHTGPGPSWTHIDINTNNEFLSDVELRKAVFTAIDVQGMVDRTFGLAVDDQVRKVNHSFSADSPYHFDAYANSTQGTGDHDAARQILADAGYEWDSNDNLLTPEGEQVTFNFRAAVDDTIRSDIAEITQQQLADIGITVALDSIPAGDLGPVLSEGAYDLIVFGWSGSPLFATAPQQQWYTGSGSNFGDLSNEELDAVIEKILTTNDIDEAAAYTNEAIELLVEEAYVLPLVDQPVVIMADENLVNVRDNPSSSNRGLYNIGEWGYADEDAAAASLS, from the coding sequence ATGAATATCAAACGAAAGTCCCTTTCGGGGCTTGCCGTCGCATGTGCGGCGGTGCTGACGCTGACCGCTTGCGGCGGCAATGGAAACGGCGACAGTAGTTCCGACAGTTTCGGCTTCGACGACTGTGTGGATGACCCGAATGGATGCAACTCCGGCGAGCGAGTGCAGGGCGGGAAAGTCACGGCTGTCATCGACTCCGGTTGGACCGGTTGGAACACCAACCGGGCCTCGGACCGTAACGTCTATGCCGTGCAGGCCATCGGAGCGATCTACCCGGATACGTTGGAGTTCCTGCCTGACACCACGCCGCGATACAACTCGGCCATCGTCACCGGCGAACCTGAGCTGGTCTCGGAGGACCCGCTGACGGTGAAGTACAGCCTCAATCCCGACGCCAACTGGGGTGACGGCACGCCGATCACCTACAAGGACTTCATCTACAACTGGTACAGCTGGTCAGGCAACGCCGACCACTGCAACCAGGAAGACTGCATGCCCGCTTCCACCGCGTGGGGCGGAAACGTCGAGTCCATCGACGAGACTGGCGACAACGAAATCACCGTCACCTACGTGGATGGCTACGCCAACCCGGAATGGCCCTTCCAGTCAATCCTGTCCTACCCCGCCCACATCATCGAAAATGAAGGTTTCGAGGATTGGATGGACGACCCGGACGTCATGGGCGAGTCTGCCGTGTGGCACTCGACCAATGTTCCGACCTGGTCGGCCGGTCCGATGAAGATCCGTGACGCCTCGGCTGGCGAGTACGTGATTTTGGAGCCGAACCCCGAGTACGTCGGCGACGTTGAGGTCACTCTTGATGAGGTCGAACTGCAGGTGATTCCGGATGTGGAGTCGATCGTGACCGAGCTGCGTCAAGGCTCGGTGAACATGGCCAGCCCGGCTTCGATCGATCCCGACCAGATGGACAACATTCGTTCCCTGGATGGCGTTAACTACCACACCGGCCCTGGTCCCTCGTGGACGCACATTGACATCAACACCAACAATGAGTTCCTGTCTGATGTCGAGCTGCGCAAGGCTGTCTTCACCGCGATCGACGTGCAAGGAATGGTGGACCGCACTTTCGGCCTGGCCGTTGACGACCAGGTTCGCAAGGTTAACCACTCGTTCTCCGCTGACAGCCCTTACCACTTTGACGCCTACGCGAACTCGACGCAGGGGACCGGAGACCACGATGCGGCTCGGCAGATCCTTGCGGACGCCGGTTACGAGTGGGACTCCAACGACAATCTGCTAACTCCTGAGGGAGAGCAGGTCACGTTTAACTTCCGCGCGGCCGTGGACGACACGATCCGTTCGGACATCGCCGAAATCACCCAGCAGCAGCTGGCCGATATTGGTATCACCGTGGCGCTGGACTCGATCCCGGCTGGTGACCTTGGTCCAGTCTTGTCCGAGGGTGCCTATGACCTCATCGTCTTCGGTTGGTCGGGCAGCCCGCTATTCGCGACCGCTCCGCAGCAACAGTGGTACACCGGTTCGGGTTCGAACTTCGGTGACCTCTCGAACGAGGAACTGGACGCGGTCATCGAGAAGATCCTGACGACCAACGACATCGACGAGGCAGCCGCGTACACCAACGAGGCGATCGAGCTGCTGGTTGAGGAAGCTTACGTGCTTCCTCTGGTTGACCAGCCTGTGGTCATCATGGCTGACGAGAACCTCGTCAACGTCCGTGACAACCCCAGCTCGTCCAACCGTGGTCTGTACAACATCGGTGAGTGGGGCTATGCCGACGAAGATGCCGCCGCGGCTTCGTTGAGCTAG
- a CDS encoding ABC transporter family substrate-binding protein — MIRKRKSVMGTAIAAALALTLSACGTDGDGSADGAGFDDCVDDPNNCNSGERVQGGKVTAVIDSAWVGWNTNRASDRNVYAVQAMGAVFPENVLFQPDGTPLFNPAIFAEDPELVSEDPLTVKYSLNPEANWGDGTPITYKDFIYNWYGWSGDADHCTVEDCLSSSTKYGGNVASIDETGDNEITVTYVDGHADPEWQFNTVLSYPAHIIEEAGFEDWMDDPGVMGQSAIYHSENYPTWSSGPMKIRDASAGEYVILEPNPDYVGHMEVTLDEVELLVIPDVESIVTELRQGSVQMASPASIDPDQMDNIRSLDGIRYNTGPGPSWTHIDANTNNEFLSDVELRKAVFTVFDVQAIVDRTFGLAVDNQVRKVNHSFAADSPYHFDAYADSTQGTGDADAARQILADAGYEWDSNDNLLTPEGEQVTFNFRAAVDDTIRSDIAEIAQQQASEIGIDIVLESIPAGDLSSVTSEGAYDLIIFGWSGSPLFTTAPQQQWYTGSSSNYGDLSSAAVDEAVEKITSTNNIDEAADLVNEAIAALVEEAYVLPLVDQPVVIMADENLVNVRDNPSSSNRGLYNIGEWGYADEDAAAASLS; from the coding sequence ATGATTCGCAAAAGAAAGTCCGTGATGGGGACGGCGATCGCCGCGGCGCTTGCTTTGACCCTCTCGGCCTGTGGCACCGACGGCGACGGAAGCGCCGACGGAGCCGGTTTCGATGACTGCGTGGATGACCCGAACAACTGCAATTCTGGTGAGCGAGTGCAGGGCGGGAAGGTCACGGCTGTCATCGACTCGGCCTGGGTCGGTTGGAACACCAACCGGGCCTCGGACCGTAACGTTTACGCCGTGCAGGCGATGGGAGCGGTGTTTCCCGAGAACGTCTTGTTCCAGCCTGATGGCACGCCCCTGTTCAACCCCGCGATCTTCGCCGAAGATCCTGAGCTGGTCTCGGAGGACCCGCTTACGGTCAAGTACAGCCTCAACCCCGAGGCTAACTGGGGTGACGGCACGCCGATCACCTACAAGGACTTCATTTACAACTGGTACGGCTGGTCGGGCGACGCCGACCACTGCACCGTCGAAGACTGCCTATCGTCTTCGACTAAGTACGGTGGGAATGTCGCCTCGATCGACGAGACTGGCGACAACGAAATCACCGTCACCTACGTGGATGGCCACGCCGACCCCGAATGGCAGTTCAACACCGTGCTGTCCTATCCCGCCCACATCATCGAGGAAGCCGGTTTCGAAGACTGGATGGACGACCCGGGCGTGATGGGCCAGTCCGCGATTTACCATTCGGAAAATTACCCCACCTGGTCTTCGGGCCCGATGAAGATCCGTGACGCTTCGGCTGGCGAGTACGTGATTTTGGAGCCGAACCCCGACTATGTCGGGCACATGGAGGTCACTCTTGATGAGGTCGAACTTCTGGTGATTCCGGATGTGGAGTCGATCGTGACCGAGCTGCGTCAAGGCTCGGTGCAGATGGCCAGCCCGGCCTCGATTGATCCCGACCAGATGGACAACATTCGTTCCCTGGACGGTATTCGGTACAACACTGGGCCCGGCCCCTCGTGGACGCACATTGACGCGAACACGAACAATGAGTTCCTGTCTGACGTGGAGCTGCGCAAGGCTGTCTTCACCGTCTTCGACGTTCAAGCCATAGTGGACCGCACTTTCGGTCTAGCCGTCGATAACCAGGTTCGCAAGGTTAACCATTCCTTTGCGGCCGATAGTCCCTACCACTTTGACGCCTACGCGGACTCGACGCAGGGGACCGGGGATGCCGATGCGGCTCGGCAGATCCTTGCGGACGCCGGTTACGAGTGGGACTCCAATGACAATCTGCTGACCCCTGAAGGGGAACAGGTCACGTTTAACTTCCGCGCGGCCGTGGACGACACGATCCGTTCGGACATCGCCGAAATCGCCCAGCAGCAAGCCTCCGAGATCGGCATCGACATTGTGCTGGAGTCGATTCCCGCCGGTGACCTCAGCTCGGTGACGTCCGAGGGCGCTTATGACCTCATCATCTTCGGATGGTCGGGCAGCCCGCTATTCACCACCGCTCCACAGCAGCAGTGGTACACCGGGTCATCGTCGAACTATGGCGACCTGTCTTCCGCCGCTGTTGATGAGGCGGTAGAGAAGATCACCTCGACCAACAACATTGACGAGGCCGCCGATCTTGTTAACGAAGCGATCGCCGCTTTGGTTGAGGAAGCTTACGTGCTTCCTCTGGTTGACCAGCCTGTGGTCATCATGGCTGACGAGAACCTCGTCAACGTCCGTGACAACCCCAGCTCGTCCAACCGTGGTCTGTACAACATCGGTGAGTGGGGCTATGCCGACGAAGATGCCGCCGCGGCTTCGTTGAGCTAG
- a CDS encoding ABC transporter substrate-binding protein: protein MFNKPKAVAGVALFAALAMGATACGDGGANQGMGGSFDDCEIEPATCNSGERRQGGDVVWALDAGWGGWNEWATADRSVGLAQVLAGKQPKIGEWHPDGEWRINDGILTEEPELIEEDPMKVQYQLNPDANWGDGTPIGLDDFLWHWYQGSGNEELCSPADCESSAITWGANVSDIEQTGDNTFVITYNDGYIDPEWKYHMVLSYPAHIAEANGFEDWASDPDVMGESFWYFSDTIPLDWTAGPYRVQSAEAGSYIIYEPNPDWAGSIKPTLDTITIEVFNDQDSIITEMRQETVQGFAPGNLDPESVGQIDFIEGVDHFLSVGPNWTHIDFNMQSDLLQDPALRKAVFTAIDVEDLIDRTFGLTVEGLERKTNHTFKNDSEFHIDAFADSPQGTGDEMAAREILEEAGYTWDRQGNTLFTPEGDEVELEFRVVAGDRLRTTMAELTQHYLSVIGIHINVNTFEGTEFATVLNESQFDMITYSWSTDPRFTAQPHNHWHSTSASNYGNLNSELVDELTSNIRSTTDLAEAADRANEAVLAVTDEAYVLPIIDAPVLIAADSDLVNIRDNWATSIRALYNMAEWGYAEGTE from the coding sequence ATGTTTAACAAACCTAAAGCCGTCGCAGGGGTGGCGCTGTTCGCCGCTCTGGCCATGGGCGCGACGGCCTGCGGTGACGGTGGCGCCAATCAAGGCATGGGCGGTAGCTTCGATGATTGCGAGATCGAGCCAGCCACCTGCAACTCCGGGGAACGCCGACAGGGCGGTGACGTCGTGTGGGCGCTAGACGCTGGTTGGGGCGGTTGGAATGAGTGGGCCACCGCCGACCGTTCGGTGGGGCTCGCGCAAGTGCTAGCGGGCAAGCAACCCAAGATAGGGGAGTGGCACCCTGACGGCGAGTGGCGTATCAATGACGGCATTCTCACCGAAGAGCCGGAGTTGATCGAAGAAGACCCGATGAAGGTTCAATATCAACTCAATCCTGACGCCAACTGGGGCGACGGCACTCCCATTGGACTCGACGACTTTCTATGGCACTGGTACCAAGGCTCGGGAAACGAGGAGCTGTGCTCGCCAGCGGACTGCGAGTCCAGTGCTATCACATGGGGCGCGAACGTCTCCGACATCGAACAGACCGGTGACAACACCTTCGTCATTACCTACAACGACGGCTACATTGACCCGGAGTGGAAGTACCACATGGTGCTCAGCTACCCGGCACATATTGCCGAGGCCAATGGTTTCGAGGACTGGGCCAGTGACCCAGATGTGATGGGCGAATCCTTTTGGTACTTCTCCGACACAATTCCGCTGGACTGGACTGCGGGACCCTATCGGGTGCAATCGGCCGAGGCTGGCAGCTACATCATCTATGAGCCAAATCCAGACTGGGCCGGCTCGATCAAACCCACATTGGACACCATCACCATCGAGGTCTTCAACGACCAAGACTCCATCATCACTGAGATGCGGCAGGAGACGGTTCAAGGGTTCGCGCCAGGAAACCTTGACCCCGAATCGGTGGGCCAGATTGACTTCATCGAGGGCGTCGACCACTTCCTATCTGTCGGTCCGAACTGGACTCATATCGACTTCAACATGCAATCCGACCTGCTCCAGGATCCGGCGTTGCGGAAAGCGGTCTTCACCGCCATTGACGTTGAGGACCTGATCGACCGCACCTTTGGGCTGACGGTAGAGGGCCTTGAGCGCAAGACCAACCACACCTTTAAGAACGACTCCGAGTTCCACATCGACGCATTCGCCGACTCTCCGCAGGGAACAGGCGATGAGATGGCAGCCCGGGAGATCCTGGAAGAGGCAGGCTATACCTGGGATCGCCAGGGAAACACCCTGTTCACCCCTGAGGGCGATGAGGTGGAGCTGGAATTCCGGGTGGTGGCCGGAGACCGGTTGCGCACCACGATGGCCGAGCTCACCCAGCACTACCTGAGTGTGATCGGCATCCATATTAACGTCAACACTTTCGAAGGTACCGAATTTGCGACGGTCCTCAACGAAAGTCAGTTCGACATGATCACCTACTCCTGGTCGACTGACCCTCGCTTCACCGCGCAGCCGCACAACCACTGGCACTCCACTTCCGCGTCAAACTACGGAAACCTCAACAGTGAACTCGTCGACGAGCTCACCAGCAACATCCGCAGCACGACGGATCTGGCTGAGGCCGCCGACCGCGCCAACGAGGCCGTGCTCGCCGTCACCGACGAGGCCTATGTGCTTCCGATTATCGACGCACCAGTCCTGATTGCGGCGGATTCGGACTTGGTCAACATTCGTGACAACTGGGCCACCTCAATCCGCGCGCTGTACAACATGGCCGAATGGGGCTACGCCGAAGGCACCGAGTAA
- a CDS encoding ABC transporter substrate-binding protein: MKIHNKRLMASVAMGAAAVMAFTACGNGGTDGDSASRGFEDCDDDPNNCNFDPNATGDKEIVWVIDGDWSGWSEVHSETMNNYTRQAIQPVFPTVGFWLPDGSWEHNPHVLTQEPHLVSEEPLTVEYNLNPEGGWGDGTPFSADDFIYNWYAWSGDSDLCNEQCQPRTTVYGSNVADIEEVDENTVHVVYRDGYLTPEWKYAVVLTNPAHLAEQYGFEDWKSDPVAMGESLENFAGTVPEYSAGPYRITDGVIGDYIMLEPNEEWTGDGPLAQSIRIESMDDPESIVTEIRQGSVHGASMGRYDPEVIQTLESAQEVNFALTGGSAWRHFTLNVQNEFLRDEALRHAVLTVIDVQHVIDRTIGLTFEAAEPKTNHVFRNDNDNYHVDYVAQAGHGSGDTAAAREILEDAGYTWEDDQLLTPDGVEVALEYRVPSTGADAQTTAELVQQYLIDLGVDASISTYAVEDFSRTLDNAEFDIINFQWTGSPEFANNPSAQWRSDSTSNYGQLDSSAVDELVDSIFETADMDEAAARANAAVEAVVAEAYVLPQSDSPELLVINENLVNVRQNTQTNLNTFYNIHEWGWSSE; this comes from the coding sequence ATGAAAATTCACAACAAGCGGCTCATGGCGTCGGTTGCCATGGGCGCCGCTGCCGTTATGGCCTTCACGGCATGCGGCAACGGCGGAACCGATGGCGACTCCGCCAGCCGTGGTTTCGAAGACTGCGATGACGACCCCAACAACTGCAACTTTGACCCCAACGCCACCGGCGACAAAGAGATCGTGTGGGTTATCGACGGCGACTGGTCCGGTTGGTCGGAAGTCCACTCCGAGACTATGAACAACTACACGCGCCAGGCGATTCAGCCGGTGTTCCCGACCGTAGGGTTTTGGCTTCCCGATGGTTCATGGGAGCACAACCCGCATGTCTTGACCCAAGAACCCCACTTGGTCAGCGAGGAGCCGCTCACGGTTGAGTACAACCTCAACCCCGAAGGTGGCTGGGGCGACGGTACGCCGTTCTCCGCGGACGACTTCATCTACAACTGGTATGCCTGGTCGGGCGACTCGGACCTGTGCAATGAACAGTGCCAGCCGCGCACCACGGTGTACGGCTCGAACGTGGCCGACATCGAGGAAGTCGACGAGAACACGGTTCACGTGGTCTACCGGGACGGTTACCTGACGCCGGAATGGAAATACGCCGTCGTCTTGACCAACCCGGCTCACCTGGCCGAGCAGTATGGCTTCGAAGACTGGAAGAGCGACCCAGTGGCCATGGGCGAGTCCCTGGAGAACTTCGCGGGCACGGTTCCGGAGTACTCCGCGGGGCCATACCGCATCACAGACGGCGTCATCGGCGACTACATCATGTTGGAGCCCAACGAAGAGTGGACCGGAGACGGTCCGCTGGCGCAAAGCATCCGCATTGAGTCGATGGACGATCCAGAGTCGATCGTGACCGAAATCCGCCAGGGTTCGGTGCACGGTGCCTCGATGGGCCGTTACGACCCCGAGGTCATCCAGACCCTGGAGAGCGCCCAAGAAGTGAACTTCGCGCTCACCGGCGGTTCGGCTTGGCGTCACTTTACGCTGAACGTCCAAAACGAGTTCCTGCGCGATGAGGCCTTGCGCCACGCCGTGTTGACCGTTATCGACGTCCAACACGTCATTGACCGCACCATTGGTCTGACCTTTGAGGCCGCTGAGCCTAAGACCAACCACGTGTTCCGCAATGACAACGACAACTATCACGTTGACTACGTCGCGCAGGCCGGTCACGGTTCCGGTGACACCGCGGCCGCCCGCGAGATTCTCGAGGACGCTGGCTACACCTGGGAAGACGACCAACTATTGACTCCCGACGGCGTCGAAGTGGCCTTGGAATATCGAGTGCCTTCGACTGGTGCCGATGCGCAGACCACCGCCGAGCTGGTACAGCAGTACCTCATCGATCTCGGTGTCGACGCTTCCATCAGCACTTACGCGGTTGAGGACTTCAGCCGTACGCTGGACAACGCCGAGTTCGACATCATTAACTTCCAGTGGACCGGCTCGCCTGAGTTCGCCAACAACCCGTCGGCTCAGTGGCGTTCGGATTCGACGTCGAACTACGGACAGCTGGATTCCTCGGCAGTGGACGAACTGGTCGACTCGATCTTTGAGACGGCCGACATGGACGAGGCCGCCGCTCGCGCGAACGCCGCCGTGGAAGCGGTGGTCGCCGAGGCCTACGTGCTGCCGCAGTCGGACAGCCCGGAGCTGTTGGTCATCAACGAGAACCTCGTCAACGTGCGTCAAAACACGCAGACGAACCTCAACACCTTCTACAACATCCATGAGTGGGGCTGGAGCTCCGAGTGA
- a CDS encoding ABC transporter substrate-binding protein, which yields MFRKKKTVLGVSAAASAALLLSACGGSGSNGSSAGVGFEDCDENPTTCNSGEAFDGEELVWGLDSGWASWSEVHGAYGQSAGDVLEPVAPRIGYFDQNADFHYNTHILTQEPELINEDPMQVQYHLNPEGTWGDGTPIGLDDFIYNWYAWSGNEDFCDEQCEPRSLGWGPHVEDITEGEEDNTIVISYNEGYQTPEWMVATVLTNPAHLAEEYGFEDWKTDPEVMGESLVNFVNTVPEYTAGPYKIVDADMGDYVSYEINEEYAGDVQPTLSNIRMEVFSDTSAIITELRQGTIHGATPGRFDPDDISTLDGVDGIRYNVAAGPGWSHFDLNTESRFLSDVELRKAVLTAVDIEEILNRTTRLTQEDAERALNHFFRNDDPDYFVDLYEGSTQGTGDVEAARAILEEAGYTWEGDTLTTEDGDAVELEYRLPAEGDNAQTTAELFQAYLSEIGIDVSLSSFADGELTEVLMEQQFDVVSFQWIGSPTFATGPTQLFSGGSGSNFGGWANDDFDELAAQVLSTTDVDEAAGYANEAGKILVEEGAYVLPIAASPALILISEDLVNVRDNWASQQRGVYNIAEWGWAEEG from the coding sequence ATGTTCCGTAAGAAGAAGACGGTGCTCGGCGTGTCAGCCGCGGCATCCGCCGCGCTGCTGTTGTCAGCGTGCGGTGGATCAGGCTCGAATGGCAGCAGCGCCGGAGTCGGCTTCGAAGACTGTGACGAGAACCCGACCACCTGCAACTCCGGCGAAGCATTCGACGGCGAGGAGCTGGTGTGGGGTCTGGACAGTGGCTGGGCCTCATGGTCCGAGGTACACGGTGCCTACGGCCAGTCCGCCGGTGACGTCCTGGAGCCGGTGGCTCCGCGGATCGGCTATTTCGACCAGAATGCCGACTTCCACTACAACACCCACATCCTCACCCAAGAGCCGGAACTCATCAACGAAGACCCGATGCAGGTCCAGTACCACCTCAACCCTGAGGGAACCTGGGGCGACGGTACGCCGATCGGGCTCGATGACTTCATCTACAACTGGTATGCCTGGTCGGGCAACGAAGACTTCTGTGACGAGCAGTGTGAGCCGCGCTCGTTGGGCTGGGGCCCGCACGTAGAGGACATCACCGAAGGTGAAGAAGACAACACCATTGTCATCTCCTACAACGAGGGCTACCAGACGCCCGAGTGGATGGTCGCCACGGTGCTGACCAACCCGGCCCACCTGGCCGAGGAATACGGCTTCGAAGACTGGAAGACCGACCCTGAGGTCATGGGTGAGTCGCTGGTCAACTTCGTGAACACTGTTCCGGAGTACACCGCTGGTCCGTACAAGATCGTTGACGCCGACATGGGCGACTACGTCTCCTACGAGATCAACGAAGAATACGCCGGCGACGTTCAGCCGACGCTGTCGAACATCCGCATGGAAGTGTTCTCCGACACCTCGGCGATCATCACCGAACTGCGTCAGGGCACGATCCACGGCGCCACGCCGGGCCGTTTCGACCCCGACGACATCTCGACCCTGGACGGCGTTGACGGCATCCGCTACAACGTCGCGGCCGGACCTGGTTGGAGCCACTTCGACCTCAACACCGAGAGCCGTTTCCTCAGCGATGTGGAACTGCGCAAGGCCGTACTGACCGCCGTTGACATCGAGGAAATCCTCAACCGCACGACGCGTCTGACCCAAGAAGACGCCGAGCGCGCCTTGAACCACTTCTTCCGTAACGACGACCCGGACTACTTCGTGGACCTGTACGAGGGTTCCACGCAGGGCACCGGTGACGTTGAGGCCGCTCGCGCGATCCTGGAAGAGGCTGGCTACACCTGGGAAGGTGACACGCTGACGACTGAGGACGGCGACGCCGTGGAGCTTGAGTACCGTCTGCCCGCCGAGGGTGACAACGCTCAGACCACCGCTGAACTGTTCCAGGCCTACCTGAGCGAAATCGGTATCGACGTGAGCCTGTCCAGCTTTGCTGACGGTGAGCTCACCGAGGTGCTCATGGAGCAGCAGTTCGACGTGGTTAGCTTCCAGTGGATCGGTTCTCCGACCTTCGCCACCGGCCCCACCCAGCTGTTCAGCGGTGGATCTGGTTCGAACTTCGGTGGCTGGGCCAACGATGACTTCGACGAGCTGGCCGCGCAGGTTCTGTCGACCACCGACGTCGACGAAGCTGCCGGATACGCCAACGAAGCCGGCAAGATCCTGGTCGAGGAGGGCGCCTACGTCCTGCCGATCGCCGCGTCCCCGGCCCTGATCCTCATCAGCGAGGACCTGGTCAATGTTCGCGACAACTGGGCCTCGCAGCAGCGCGGTGTTTACAACATCGCCGAGTGGGGCTGGGCCGAAGAGGGCTAA